Part of the Equus caballus isolate H_3958 breed thoroughbred unplaced genomic scaffold, TB-T2T haplotype1-0000016, whole genome shotgun sequence genome is shown below.
agttgtgcaaccatcgctgCAATCCAaacttagaacattttcatcaccacagaaAGATGCCTCTTGCCTGTTTTCAGTCAGTTCCCACTGCCACTCCCAGTCCCAAGCAACCACGAGTCTCCttactgtctctgtagatttgccttttctgaacgTTTCATTCTCAGTAGAATCACCCAATATGCggtcttttgtatgtggcttcttTCCCTCGGCGTGGTGTCTCTGTGGTTCCTCCGTGTTGCAGGGCGTGCCTGTACTTTGTtcctttcatggctgagtagcagTTCATGGAGACATCACTCTTTATTCTCCAGTTGATGGACATATAGGCTGTTTCCACTATTTCACAATTACGAATAATCTATGAATATTCACTTACAAATCTTCATATGGGCATGTTTTCTTTCGCTTGGGAAGATATGGCTGGATCATGTAGTAgatttgtgtttaactttttaagaaactgccaaactgctttccaaagtgattgcaccCTTTCATGTGCCCAACAGGGGTGtgtgagagctcctgttgctccacatcctcaccagtgctTGCTCCTGTCTCTCTCAGTAGAGCCATCCTGTGGGGTTTGAACTGTCTTATTGTAGATTTGATTCATGTTTCCCTAACGAGTAATGATgatcagcatcttttcatgtgcttattagacattcatatgtcttcttcggtgaaatatctattcaaatctttttgcccatttttaattgggtttgtctttttattatcgagttgtaagtgttctttgtatattctggatacaagtcctttatcagaaatatttgcaaatatttcctcccagtgtgtggcttgttgtttagttttcttagtggtatcttttgaaatgcagatgtttttaattttgatgaagttcagtttatcaattttttttaatgttgtgatTTTGGCATTATTTCCAAGAACTCTTTTTGCCTAAACAtaggtcacaaagattttatcttatattttcttctgaaagttttatctctttcacttaggtctgtgcccatttggaattcatttttttaaaaaattaagttgtgATCAATTAATTTTGCTAGGAaaggtttgccctgagcaaacctgttgccagtcttcctctctttttttttctcctccccaaagccccggtacataattgtatattctagttgtaagacctactagttcttctgtgtgagctgccaccacagcatggctactactaggcaagtggtgtggttccacacctgggaaccgaacctgagctgccaaagcagagcataccgAACTTtgaccagggctggctctggagttcatttttgtgtatggtgtaggaAAGAGGCCAAATTCATGTTTTTTCTTGCAGATATCCACTTTTCCCAGtactgtttgttgaaaaaaactatcctttcctcattgaattgcattggcacttttgttaaaaatcaattagTCATAAGTGTAATCCTGAGTCTTTTTGACATTTAACTTTTTAGAGAGAGGGAGATTGAGAGTACCTATTTGTATAAATGCATAGTACGGAGACTCAAAGCATATTTACCCAACTGTTGACAGTGGTTACCACTTGGAGGAGATTGGAAATACCAGAAGGATGGGGATCATATATTCCCATCCTCCTAGTATGTATATTATTTGAATCCTTTAAAATGAGATTGTGTCAGGGTAAGCctagtggtatagtggttaaatttggcacactccacttcattggcccagggtttgcgggttctgattccaggcatggacctacaccattcatcaagccatgctgtggcggtgacccacatacaaaatagaggaagattgggacagatgttagctcagggctaggcttcctcaagcaaaaaagaagaggattggtaacACATGTTAGGTCagagccgatcttcctcaccaaaaaaataaaaataaaatgagattgcatcaagagaaagagaaggcaagctacagactgggggAAAATTCTGCAAAAgacctatctgataaaggactgttttctaaaatatacaaagaactcttaaaactcaacaatgatgaaacaaacaacctgattaaaaaaatgggcaaaagggggctggcccagtggccaagtggttaagtttgcgcactccactgcaggcatcccagtgtttcgttggttcgagtcctgggcgtggacatggaactgctcatcaaaccatgctgaggcggcatcccacacacccctactagaaggacccacaacgaagaatatgcaactatgtaccaggggactttggggagaaaaaggaaaaaaataaaatctttaaaaaaaaatgggcaaaagacctgaacagacacttgATCAAAGAAGACAGATGAATGGCAAGTAAGTGTATGAAAAgataagatgctcaacatcatatgcccTTAGAGAATTGCCAGTTAAAAGTACGATGAGACACCAGTACACACTTATTAGAGTGGCAAAGATCCAAACCGCTGACAGCACcggatgctggtgaggatgtggagcaacaggagtgCTCATTCATCGCTGATGGGGGTGCAAAATggagcagccactttggaagacagtttggcagtttcttacaaaactaaacagagTCTTACCATATGATGCTGCAGTCAcgctccttggtgtttacccaaatgagctgaaaacctGTGTCCACACAAACATGTGCACACAAAAGTTTATAGcggctttgttcataattgccaagacttggaagcaacgaaTATGCTCCTCAGTAggagaagggataaataaactgtaaaaaacaacaacaagaacaacaaaagggagagagattgTGTTCACACTGTATAATTTAGGATATCTCTCCTACCATTTTAGTCATCAAAATAATTTAGGAGAGTTATTCACATATGACATCCTTTATGTAGATTTTTGAggtttataacataaaataacaatgagcAATTTTACCATAAGAAGTGATTTGAATACTAAATTGAAAATGACAGTCTAAATTTATGTCACCAGTCCCAGTCGTCAATTTTTGGGAAACTTTTGTTCATTAGTTTGTGAATTTAATATGGTTAGCATTAATCTGATAAACTTGTGCTTTATTAACAGATACAGGATCTGCGCCACAAATTCAACAGTCTCACCATACTTGAGGAGTGTGGATGGGAGAAAGCCTGCAGTACGAGCAAAGATGTGTTTCAGGTAAATTTGTGGATTTCTAATATAGACTCTTTTACTTTAATGAATTTAAGCTTTAGAAACATTTAGCTTCAGGTTTTTCATCATTTCACAAAACGTGTCATCTATTACTTACAATGTCCTGATTGTCTTCAAAGAGTGAGGAAAGGtcaacacaaaattcaggatGTTCATTTCTTGGGTGGGGATGTGGAGGCTGAGATTGGATTTGGTCCCCCTGAGAGCTTCTGAGTTGCTAAGCAGTGGTATGTACcagtgtgttttattctttagaTTGTACCTAACCATTGTTttgtagtaataataacagtagtaaataatttatataatgcttaGTATGTGCCAACTATGCTTCCCAGGCCCTCACACACATtgactcagttaatcctcacaacagtcctgtgaggtggGTGCCGTTATCCTCGGGTGGGGAATCTGAGGCCAGGAAGACTCGAGCACATGCTCAGGGTGGAGCTGGGTTTCTCACTCCAGAACCCATGTTCTTAACCCACAGGCTATGCCATCTCTGCTTTCTATACTCTTGTGCAtgatgtatttcaaaatgaaggaactttttaaggagaaaagaggaacaatGACTCTTagactctctctcttcttcccaaattttatcatggaaaagttcctattttctctgtaaaattggCTTTGTTGACATGATAGATTCCATTCTTATctatttgtagtaatttttttcctaaaatattttaactccaaGCTTTTGGTTCAGATTGCTACTTCTCAAGCCACCTTGGAGCcctgtcactttttcttttagattttagaaaaacACCTCTGGTTGTAAAATCAGGTTTCTAAACTGGTACTTTATTATGCTGTGTAATCTAAATAAAAACTCTGTTTTGAATTCTGTCTTAGGAGTTTAAGATGTTAGAGTATTAAAGGATTATTGTAGGATTCTTTTACTAATGAAGTCTCCTTATTTTACTAATGAAGTAATGTCTTAGTAAGACATTGGTAATGTCTTACTAatgacaaaggccctgaggacagTGACGAGATTGATTGAATGAATTTCAAGTCTATTAAGCAGGAAGGATGCTGGGACATTTGGACCTCCTGTGGGCATTTTTTATCCGGTGCTTAGTCCTGGGAACATAACACCACCAGCGACGCAGACAATGGCTGTGTCAAGATAGCATTATATCAGAGCCTTGTAATTCTGCCCCTTACCACCAGTGTTTCtctcctactttatttttttttttttttggatttagttgattttatttacagcttgtttttttacatttcagagcattacacaatttcattttctcattttctgaccTGCAAACAGATaccttaaatgaaaatattttttaaaaattatcaaattaggTACATCCAAAATGCAACAATTACACATATGACAATTAATTCATAAAGTGTAATTTACTAGGACGTATCCTAGGAATTTAGGAACAGCCAGTCAGGAAATCTGACCAAATTCAGCAATCGACTATTTACATATCCAAAGACAAAGCTATCTAAACTCCCAACCCAGAAGTTTGAAAGTTTTTGTTAAATAACCATTGGAcggaagagagagagtgatgaTTCAAACCTAGCCAGCTGTGACAGACTCAGTCTCAAATACTGGGCTAGGTACCCAGTCTGCAACagaataatagcaagcatctcaGTTTTTCAGACACCTATGCGCCATTCTTGCACCATTATGCACATAGAAAGGCTAAGTGTTCGTTAATTAAAAAGCAAGTAGTCATTAAATATCCACACTATTCCCCCTAGCTCACCAGCCTTACTGCAATCCGAATATGCAACCTGTGTCACATAGTGACAGgctatatcatatatatatatgtgtatatacacacacacatatgtacgtgtccgcatatatatacacacatacacacagtacTAGGTACAAATGGCAATTAACAGTCCCTGCAAAAGATTCATTTTCAGTTGAGGCTATGGCTCCTCTGCCTTGGGATGGTTTTAGACGTCAAAACTCAAAAATACTGCTAAACTCTCACTTCCTTAAGACAAAATTTGATTGCTTCTTCAGTTTAAGCTTCTCAGTCTAAAAATGGCTATAAGGTAAGTATAAAAAAAAGCAGCCAGCTGAGTGCAATTTCTCTCTCCAATTTGGCCAGGCTATTTCATAGAAGTTACTCCTAACTAAATTAGGAGATCTGTGGTGCCTTCCAATGGTTCTTGCCTACCTTCCTGTCCATGTTCACGTTTCAAACGGTGTCAACAGAGCCCGCACTTCAGGGGTCAGCTGCTTGGCAGCCTTAGCTGCCTCTGTGATAGCCTTGCGATACaggctctttctcttcttattaaaGCATGACTGGTAGTTTTCTAAAAAGGGGGAGAGTTGCGAAAGAGCAAGGAAAGATGTTGTTGGAGACCCAAACCATGAAATACGGGCCTCCTGTCGAACTAAAAGGCCGTTATCTTTCCAGCTCACAGTTATAGTAAGAATACGGGCTGGCCACCAAGGGAAGCCATATATCTTGGCCCAAACAATGTCCCCTACACATATGATCCTGCCATCTGGTGTGACGCATTTAGAGACGTTTTTGGAAAAGACTTTCATTTTCAAGGAATTACtgagctttttctcttcctttgaagaggaggaagtggaggaggtgGAAGGTGCATGCATACTGCCTGGAGGAAAATCAAAGCTTTCAGAAGAACTACACTCAGAGTTGGAGGATTTCAGCTCATCCGTGCTATCAATGCTACACACTGACGCACCGGAAGAGTCAGATTTCTTTTGATTTAGGGTCATGTAAACAGAGATATTGCTTTTGCTGCCCTCTTTGCCCAGTGTCTGTGGTTCCTCCTACTCACCAGGCACAAGCACTTCGTTTGTGTCCTGAACCGCACAGCTGGCCTCTTCAGGGCCGTCTGAGGGGCTCTGATTTTCTGAAGGGGCCTCACCTGCTGAGCGGGTAGAGGTGCAGCGAGCCTGGGGCTTGGGTGCCATCTTGCCACTCTGCATTTTCTCAAGTCCTGTCTTCAGAGAGGagtcattttcttcattcctgtACCTTTGTAAATTTAAACGAACCCGAGGTGGAAGGGAACCTGAGCTAGGCTTCTGATAGCGGCGTGTGAAAGGGACTTTTGAATGTGCATTTTTGGACGTAGAGGTTTCACTTTGCTTCTTTTGTGCCTTTTCTTTGGCAATTTTCAACACTTCTCGAGCTTTTGCATGATCCATGTTCTTACTCTGGAGCACTTTTCTGGTACTTAACTGAGCTTCTGATGTGTTGGCCTGAGCAGAAGCTTTGACTACTCTGCCTCTGCTGTGAGCAATATTTGAAACCTGAACCACAGCGTTTCTTTTCTggctttcattttggtttttcccATCCACTTTATGGTCAGTTTTCAGTGTTTTGTTCACAGTAGTTACGCTTTCATTTCTCCGTTTTTTATCTTCGTATTTAGAAGAGTCACTTGCACTACTgccttttctaatttcctttttttcagcaACAACACTGTTTTTACATTTGTCACACAGGACTTGCCGGGGCCGTAGTTTAATAGCATTCATTATTGAAGTAGGTTCTTCCCTGTTTGGGTCTTTCGTTTGGGTCGCTTAATTTTCCACGGAGGTGGCTGAGGTATTGATTGGTTATATGTGTCCCTGATAAACAAAGGGGGAGGATAAGGTGCTCCTTCGTGGAAGAGAGGAGGTGGTTTGGAAGTCCACAGGCTTTCAGCCAAGCTCGGCTGGGGAGGCGGGACAGGACGGGGATCCCCAGGAACAGCACCATTCGCTTCACGCTGGACTTCTGTCCCTTCTTGGAATGTGTTACTTTGAAGCTGCATAGCTTCGGGTTTATCCTTCTATTCCCTTTTGGGAAATACTGTCACAAGGGTCCCACGGGGCCCAAACCATCGGAGTGTGTGCTGTTGCaggaaacagaatggagagccgTGAAAGGGAGTCTCTGCACTTCCTATCTTTTGGACAGATCCGTGAGGACCCCGGAGAAGAGCTTCTCCCCGAGGCGGAACGACACGACGAGCGCGTCCTCAATGACGGGGTGCAGCGTGACCCGCACCTCTGAGCGGGGATGAGTTGCGACAGCGCGGAGTCCCGCCCGCCGGCGGCACGAGCGCGGGGCTGCGGGCTGGGGCCGCGGCGGCTCCGGGCGCTCCTCGGGGGCCGGGGGCTCTCGGGCGGCGGGCAGGGGAAGGCGAGGGTCGGCCCTTCCTGAGCGCGGCTGCCGCGGCTCCAGCacccggcgggcgggcggcttCTCCTCGGCCTccagccccggccccgccgcctcCGGGCTGCGGGCGAGCtcccccggcggcggcggcggctcggccTGAGGAGAGGACTGCTGGCCGTCGGCCTCGCCGTCAGGCACCGAGGCTTCAGTGGCCGTGACCGGGAGGGGGTCCGTGACGGCCTCGCTGCGGGGACGGGCTCCATCTCCGGCTCAGCCTCCCCGGGGGACGCTGCAGGCGCTGCCGCCATTTCTtcctggcttctccctcctcctggtcctcTCCTACTTTACTTTATAGGCCACTGTTAAGATTACTGAACAGGTAAAATCAAACTAATCTTTTATCTGTACTTTGAAACCATTCCCTCAGACCTCTTATTCATTGACCTCTCCTCCCATCAGTTAGCCTCGTTCTCTAGTTTCCATCAGTTTTTAGACATGTTGAGGGGTCTTGTCTTTGTTTACATTAAATGACAACAGCCTAGActaactccttgagggcaggaactttgtcCTTTACCTTTGACCCCCAGCACGTTTAGCACATACTAGGAACTTGATAAGTATAAGACGGATGTGTGAAATATTTCAggtatgctttatttatttttcttataaggTGGTAACGAGTTGCTTTAGTAAATGTCATAATTTCTCTTTGTAGGACAAATTTGTTTCAGGTATAGCGAGTGAACCAAAACAGGATGGTGCTGGGATCCCAGACGGGGGTCGCCTCGCTGCTGTGAAGAAGGCAGTGAGAGAGAGGATGCAGCCGGGAGAGCGTGCTGAGGCCGTGGGCTCTGCGGTGCCGAAGGAAGTTGATCATATAATGTTTGACGCTGGATCTTTTAGAATCGAAAGTCCCGTTAAATCGTTCTCAGGTTAGTTTTTCTGCTGAGACTGCTTAAGAAAAGTATTTGGGTTGGATGGGAGCTTGTACAGCAGGTGAAAAAATTTTCACAGGAAGTGATATAAGCTGTCTGTGATTTCTGGAAAATAGATGACATCCTCACCCCCAAACACTTGCAGATTTCATTTGATGGATGGGATTAGATTACTTGAAGTGACAAATCTCCTGaagttgcttttctgtgtttgctAAGTGACTTCACTTCTGTTATTAGCCCCTAACCCCATGGTCCTGGGAGAAAGGTCACAGGTCCCAAGAGGGAAGGGAGATGATGAGGAGTGAGGTGATTTCCTTCAGGTTGGTGCCAGGCTGGATGAGAATTTCAGATGCAAAGGAAGCTTAGGCACCAAACCATCACACTTCTCTGGCTGTGCTTAAAAAATGATGCTTATGGAAGTtgggtttggttttattttcatttgtatcaaaaCTTTTGCCCAGAACTTTTGAAACAGTAAATgtgctaatttcaaaatattccaaGGAAATCAGCTGAGGTAGACCCCGGTTGTGGTAGACCtattaaaaatcaacaacagGGGCTGGGCcttcctggtggcatagtggctggGCTTCTGCACtatgcttcggtggcccagggtttgcaggtttgaaacctgggcacggacctacacactgttcatcaagccatgctgcagtggtatcccatatacaaaatggaggaagattgccacagatgttggctcagcggccatcttcctcaccaaaaaaagaaaaaaaaaaaaaatcaacagcagaTACTAATCCATGTTGGATATAAGTAGCATTTTACATTAGACCAAACTATTTGGGATCCTTCATTGTTTGTGAAGACTCAGAATTAGAGAAATTCCCTAAAGTTTTATTAGTTCTCCTCCTTTTCAACACACATCGTCAAACCTTTCTTCCAAATGACCAATTTTTCTTCCCTAATGCCTACTCCTACCTACTTTGTTGTGATTGTCATGCATTAGGAAAGGGCTCTTGCGTTTCTGTTATAATATAGCGTGTGATAgttctgcctcctctcttctgCTGCTCTGTGGTGCTCTTCTGGCTGGTGCCTAACGCAAAATAAACATCACCTTGGCTGGACATTTCATGTTCCCCAGCTGGGTTCTTCATTGAGATTCTTTTGGGCACCTTTAATGTTACAAGAATGAGATTTGCTTGGAGAAGTCCCTTTTTATGCTGAAATAAAGgatgagaattttgaaaaactgttaTAGCATAAGATGACCTATATTTTTGTCTTAGCATTTGATATATGGAACTTCTCATATCTTTCAAAGCTTTGTCCATTTCTAATAACCCTTGACtgtgagaatatttaaaaagttaaaaattttttttcagcagtatttgataataaaaatctCATGACTGAATGCCATCTTCTTGATTCAGTAAGTTTTCCAACTTAATCTGAAAAGTTCTTTTATATTCTAGacttgttttataaaatgaatattactcagtttttaattgaaatgcagtttaaaatttacatcttatttttttactctgaaatccatttgttattcatttttatcaaaatgggaacaaaatttcgtgtttacatactttaaaatatagtttgttTTAGTATTAAGCTCTGAAGGTGTATTTCCTTATGTGACTCATGTGTCAAATGTGCTGTGACAAGTCGGTTGAGTACATGAATATCGAACATGTGGCCCGGGTTATGCAGGTGTTTCTAAGTGATGCAGGAAAGTGTAAGGCAAGGTTTCCACCCATCTGAAGCATGTGCTTGGGGACACGATGTCTAGCCTAGCTTCAGGTGTCACTGGCTGTTTTCGTTTTAATTTGCTTAGATTACTCTAATTATGTTCCATTTTATTTGGAAGCCCCCAGCCTTTACTTTTGGTGACCTCTTGCCTCTAACTCCAGCTCCAGCATCAGCCCTCTGGGCAGCCTTCCCGTGGACGCTCTCGTCTCTCCCGTGTTGCCTCATGTCCAGGCACAGCTGCACACGTTTAATCTCTTATGAGGAGAGGGATATGAATGTGTTATGTTCCTAAAGCATGCTGTAACTTCAGGGCTCCATTTCCCTGATCCACCCTGGGCCTGTCTCAGGCAGAGCGTCTGCCTCGTGTTCAGGGCCACTGGCACGGGCACGATGCAGCAGTGCTCTCTTGCCCACTGAGTGTTTGCTGCCCTGGCTTTCTGCCCTTCCACGTGGTTGTAGTTCAGCGATCTGGGGTAGACCTGTGCCAGGTCATTTTAATGTGTAGCCCGGCTGAAACTCTGGTGTACAGCCTTACCTTGAAATTTTCCAGGGCAATTGCTAAAATGGCTCAGGGAATGGCCTTGGTTTGTTGATCTTTGATTTCAGAATGTAAACAATTCATTATGGCAAGTGTGGGATCAAACAGCAGCAGCTGTTGTTAACCTCATGAAGCCTGGCCAATGCTTGGCTTCCTGAAGCCACCAGTTCCTTCAGGACCTCTGTTATCTTGGCTTTCATTGGCTCTCAAAGATGCCTTCTTGGTTTTCAGGCTTCTGGGTGGCCTGGTGTCTCCGGGGCAGAAAGAAGTGTGTTACTGTGACCCACACTCTGGTCCTTCTTGGTTCCAGCTACCTTTAATCGCAGGCTGAGACCAGAGGGTCAGGCATTTCGGCATAAGGCCCATTTATAGAAACTTGACTTCATCTTGTTCCTAGAGCTGAACTCAGAATGGTAGGTTCTGATAATATATGATCTTATAAGTAAATCTGGAAGCTAATGAATCAcaatattctgtttttcatatattAGTAATATGATTACAAGTACTTCACAGTTATCTATACATTATCTTGCTGATAAATCTTAGTACCTTATAATTTACTCTCCTTGTGAattcttttctacttctgtatatattagaattttgattttttgatatattttttgttgGTCCCCCCTGTCCATTTCACACCCAAATTATGACTTGCTCCATGGCATCATTTGAGCCTGAACTGGGGCTTGAGGGGGAACAGAGGAAAGGATCCCACAGGATCCGACTAGTAAAAGGCATATTAAGTGCGGCTCTATGGGTTAGGATTTGTGGACTCTACATAAGTGGCTTAAGATGTGGCCTCAGTTTTATTCATTCTGCATGTGCTGCTGAGTCTATTTACATGTTAGTCACCCTTTCAATGAAAAAAGCTATAGTTTTGACATTATATCTGCTAGAAAGTAGCATAATCattatgttaataattttattaggTACAAAAATGTTATGTTATTAATTAATCCACTATTAACTTGCAATGTTGCAGACTAAGTTGGTGAAACTTGAATGTTACTTTAGTGacttctctgactttgttctctAGCCACGCCCGGGGTGCAGTGATCCCTTCACGCAGGTGGAGAAGTGACAGGACCACGCCAGGCACGCTTCCTTTGGTGGGGGCTTAAGTGCCTTTTCACCTCGAATGCCTCCTAATGTAAATCAACCAGAAGAACTGTGAATTagtaaaagcaaaacatttttgtCATAATCTCCATGCTGCAGTGTATTCTTCGAATACTGAAAAGTTAAAGAATATG
Proteins encoded:
- the LOC138922832 gene encoding disks large-associated protein 5-like isoform X1, whose translation is MRIRHLSSDMCCISEDLIPLAAGQKRLLKAEIFKQFEELVDNLEYKQSEKDTTCADLDGFWDMASFQIQDLRHKFNSLTILEECGWEKACSTSKDVFQDKFVSGIASEPKQDGAGIPDGGRLAAVKKAVRERMQPGERAEAVGSAVPKEVDHIMFDAGSFRIESPVKSFSVFDNKNLMTECHLLDSASGWPGVSGAERSVLL
- the LOC138922832 gene encoding disks large-associated protein 5-like isoform X5, whose translation is MASFQIQDLRHKFNSLTILEECGWEKACSTSKDVFQDKFVSGIASEPKQDGAGIPDGGRLAAVKKAVRERMQPGERAEAVGSAVPKEVDHIMFDAGSFRIESPVKSFSAVFDNKNLMTECHLLDSASGWPGVSGAERSVLL
- the LOC138922832 gene encoding disks large-associated protein 5-like isoform X2 encodes the protein MRIRHLSSDMCCISEDLIPLAAGQKRLLKAEIFKQFEELVDNLEYKQSEKDTTCADLDGFWDMASFQIQDLRHKFNSLTILEECGWEKACSTSKDVFQDKFVSGIASEPKQDGAGIPDGGRLAAVKKAVRERMQPGERAEAVGSAVPKEVDHIMFDAGSFRIESPVKSFSAVFDNKNLMTECHLLDSPRPGCSDPFTQVEK
- the LOC138922832 gene encoding disks large-associated protein 5-like isoform X4; the protein is MRIRHLSSDMCCISEDLIPLAAGQKRLLKAEIFKQFEELVDNLEYKQSEKDTTCADLDGFWDMASFQIQDLRHKFNSLTILEECGWEKACSTSKDVFQDKFVSGIASEPKQDGAGIPDGGRLAAVKKAVRERMQPGERAEAVGSAVPKEVDHIMFDAGSFRIESPVKSFSATPGVQ
- the LOC138922832 gene encoding disks large-associated protein 5-like isoform X3, whose protein sequence is MRIRHLSSDMCCISEDLIPLAAGQKRLLKAEIFKQFEELVDNLEYKQSEKDTTCADLDGFWDMASFQIQDLRHKFNSLTILEECGWEKACSTSKDVFQDKFVSGIASEPKQDGAGIPDGGRLAAVKKAVRERMQPGERAEAVGSAVPKEVDHIMFDAGSFRIESPVKSFSVFDNKNLMTECHLLDSPRPGCSDPFTQVEK